A region from the Gemmatimonadota bacterium genome encodes:
- a CDS encoding glycosyl hydrolase, translated as MPSRCRRFACRFRPLLASAGLLFASGVGAQQVAPERYAALSYRFIGPDGNRAIAVVGEPGNSSVVYVGAASGGAWKTEDGGVSWRPIFDDFDVASVSALALAPSEPNVVWLGTGETFVIRPAHAMGDGVYRSNDGGATWMHMGLEQTGRIGRIRVHPDDPDVAYVCALGHAYGPQPDRGVYRTTDGGKTWEQVLFVSQDAGCIDLDIDPVNPRALYASFWDVQIDTWGLDSGGPDSGVWRSRDGGDTWERLDHTGSGLPENPEQHIGKVAVAVAPSDPRRIYVLTEEASPGFYRSDDGGDTWRLVLRNHTIAERAPYYTRFGVDPSDPDRIYFTSVRFSLSIDGGASLVENGPRGGGDTHDVWIDPTDADRIMVADDGGLNISLNRGRSFERIVLPIAQMYHVHVDDEVPYNVYGNRQDGYSYRGPSNSRQGAIPLGLWEAVGGCESGFSIPVPRDSNIVWSGCYDGGLERYDRRTGQARNVRVWPEAAYGWTPADLKFRWHWTFPIWISPHTERETVYVGSQVVHRTTDAGQTWDVISPDLTRNDKSHQQSSGGVAVDNLMTFDGATLFSIAESPLSEGLLWVGSNDGLIHLSRDGGGTWTEVGQNVPGLPHWATIASIEPSRYAEGTAYIAVDNHQQADFTPHIYKTADYGRTWRKISSGIPSSPHSFVHIVREDPKRQGMLYAGTDNSVWFSLDDGATWNPLRNNMPPAPVYWLTVQERFDDLVVGTYGRGFYIMDGIEPLRALDRRDGDALALITPRAAYRFNSVQGIHTESSYVTGRNPPSGADLNFWVGEGSAGRASVVITDAAGDTVRTLRVAARPGVNRTWWDLRYERSKTPQLRTPPPDMEWVPMGPDGWRPLRTWDLDLNQGQLGPRVVPGTYTVSVSVGDRSASGTLEVLKDPHSAGTVADIQEQVALSLRLRDEIDQIVTMINDLEWTRKQVDDVQSRLGSDPGAQGILEEAEKAERAAIEVEARLFDIYLTGAREDAFRNPMKLYGRYSALANDVGASSADFRPTTPQVEVHTELKVRLDEAAERYRALVDGGLEALNALLRQRGLPAIVSEE; from the coding sequence ATGCCCAGTCGCTGTCGCAGGTTCGCGTGTCGTTTTCGTCCACTGCTGGCCAGTGCCGGCCTTCTGTTCGCGTCCGGTGTCGGCGCCCAGCAGGTCGCTCCCGAGCGCTACGCCGCGCTGAGCTACCGATTCATCGGACCGGACGGGAACAGGGCCATCGCGGTGGTGGGAGAGCCCGGCAACTCCTCCGTGGTCTACGTGGGTGCGGCGTCGGGTGGCGCTTGGAAGACCGAGGACGGGGGCGTCAGTTGGCGACCCATCTTCGACGACTTCGACGTGGCCTCTGTATCTGCGCTGGCGCTGGCGCCCAGCGAGCCCAACGTCGTCTGGTTGGGCACCGGTGAGACCTTCGTCATCCGCCCCGCCCATGCCATGGGAGACGGGGTCTATCGCTCCAACGACGGCGGAGCCACCTGGATGCACATGGGGCTGGAGCAGACGGGTCGCATCGGCCGTATCCGAGTCCACCCCGACGACCCGGACGTGGCCTACGTGTGCGCCCTGGGCCACGCCTACGGTCCTCAGCCCGACCGGGGCGTCTACCGCACCACCGACGGCGGCAAGACCTGGGAGCAGGTGTTGTTCGTGAGCCAGGACGCCGGCTGCATCGACCTCGATATCGATCCGGTCAACCCGCGCGCGCTGTACGCGTCGTTCTGGGATGTGCAGATCGACACCTGGGGGCTGGATTCGGGCGGACCGGACAGCGGTGTGTGGCGCTCGCGGGACGGCGGGGACACCTGGGAGCGCCTCGACCACACGGGCAGTGGACTCCCTGAGAACCCCGAGCAGCACATCGGCAAGGTAGCGGTCGCCGTTGCGCCGAGTGATCCGCGACGCATCTATGTGCTGACCGAGGAGGCCAGCCCCGGCTTCTACCGTTCCGACGACGGAGGAGACACCTGGCGCCTGGTGCTTCGCAACCACACGATCGCCGAGCGTGCCCCCTACTATACGCGCTTTGGCGTCGATCCCTCCGATCCGGATCGCATCTACTTCACGTCCGTGCGCTTCAGCCTCTCCATCGATGGAGGCGCCTCCCTGGTCGAGAACGGGCCGCGGGGTGGCGGCGACACCCATGACGTGTGGATCGATCCCACCGACGCCGATCGCATCATGGTGGCTGACGATGGCGGGTTGAACATCAGCTTGAACCGGGGAAGGTCGTTCGAGCGCATCGTGCTGCCCATCGCACAGATGTATCACGTGCACGTGGACGACGAGGTCCCGTACAACGTGTACGGGAATCGGCAGGACGGCTACTCGTACCGCGGTCCCTCCAACAGTCGCCAGGGTGCCATCCCACTCGGGCTATGGGAAGCGGTGGGCGGGTGTGAATCTGGCTTCTCCATCCCGGTGCCCCGGGATTCCAACATCGTCTGGTCGGGCTGCTACGACGGTGGGCTGGAGCGCTACGATCGGCGCACGGGGCAGGCGCGCAACGTGCGCGTCTGGCCGGAGGCAGCCTACGGATGGACGCCCGCGGACCTCAAGTTCCGGTGGCACTGGACCTTCCCCATCTGGATCTCGCCGCACACCGAGCGGGAGACCGTCTACGTGGGGAGCCAGGTCGTCCACCGGACGACGGACGCGGGCCAGACCTGGGACGTGATCAGCCCGGATCTCACGCGCAATGACAAGAGCCACCAGCAAAGCTCCGGCGGTGTCGCCGTAGACAACCTGATGACGTTCGACGGTGCCACGCTGTTTTCCATCGCCGAGTCGCCGCTCAGCGAAGGACTGCTCTGGGTGGGCTCCAACGATGGCTTGATCCACCTCTCGAGGGACGGGGGCGGCACCTGGACCGAGGTCGGCCAGAACGTGCCGGGTCTGCCCCACTGGGCCACCATCGCCAGCATCGAGCCCTCGCGCTACGCGGAGGGCACCGCCTACATCGCGGTGGACAACCACCAGCAGGCGGACTTCACACCGCACATCTACAAGACCGCGGACTACGGGCGTACCTGGCGCAAGATCTCGTCCGGGATCCCGTCCTCGCCGCATTCGTTCGTGCACATCGTCCGCGAAGACCCCAAGCGTCAGGGGATGCTGTATGCAGGGACGGACAACTCCGTCTGGTTCTCCCTGGACGACGGCGCCACCTGGAATCCGCTGCGCAACAACATGCCCCCCGCCCCGGTCTACTGGCTCACGGTGCAGGAGCGCTTCGACGACCTGGTCGTGGGAACCTACGGTCGCGGCTTCTACATCATGGACGGGATCGAACCCCTGCGCGCGCTCGATCGCCGGGACGGGGACGCGCTCGCGCTGATCACGCCGCGCGCCGCCTACCGCTTCAACTCGGTGCAGGGCATCCACACGGAGAGCTCGTACGTGACCGGCCGGAACCCTCCTTCGGGGGCCGACCTCAACTTCTGGGTCGGGGAGGGCAGCGCTGGACGCGCCAGTGTGGTCATCACGGACGCGGCGGGGGATACGGTGCGAACGCTGCGAGTGGCCGCGCGCCCCGGCGTGAACCGTACGTGGTGGGACCTGCGCTACGAGCGCAGCAAGACGCCACAGCTGCGCACGCCTCCCCCCGACATGGAGTGGGTGCCCATGGGGCCGGATGGTTGGCGGCCGCTGCGCACGTGGGATCTGGATCTCAACCAGGGCCAGCTGGGGCCGCGCGTGGTGCCTGGCACCTACACCGTGTCCGTCTCGGTGGGAGACCGGAGCGCCAGCGGAACGCTCGAAGTGCTCAAGGATCCCCACTCCGCGGGGACCGTTGCGGACATCCAGGAACAAGTGGCGCTTTCTTTGCGACTGCGTGACGAGATCGACCAGATCGTGACGATGATCAACGACCTGGAATGGACCCGGAAGCAGGTGGACGACGTGCAGTCGCGACTCGGGAGCGATCCCGGCGCGCAGGGCATCCTGGAGGAGGCGGAAAAGGCGGAGCGCGCGGCCATCGAGGTGGAGGCGCGCCTGTTCGACATCTACCTGACCGGTGCGCGCGAGGACGCCTTCCGTAACCCGATGAAGCTCTACGGTCGCTACAGCGCGCTGGCCAATGACGTGGGTGCGTCCAGCGCGGACTTCCGTCCCACCACCCCACAGGTCGAGGTGCACACCGAGCTCAAGGTCCGCCTGGACGAGGCCGCGGAGCGCTACCGTGCGCTGGTGGACGGTGGGTTGGAGGCGCTCAACGCGCTGCTGCGCCAGCGTGGACTTCCTGCCATCGTGTCCGAGGAGTAG